The window CGACTTGTCGTCGGCGAGCGCGGCGGTGGCGGTCACCAAACCCAGGAACGCGGACATCACAACGGCGATGCGGATCATCGCTAACCTCTCTCTCGGTGACGGAGCAAACGGCGGCGGATCATTCCGCCCGACCGGTTGCTACACTATGACATGGGGCCGCGTTCGGACGGCCCATTTCGCCCGACCATGGAATCCGGTCATGCCCGTCTTCTGTCGCCCGCTGGCGGTCGCCGCCCTTCTACTCGCCTTCGCCGCGCCCGTGACCGCCGCCGACCCGGCCGCGGACGCGGGCGTGGCGAAGGCGGCCGCCGCCCTGTTCGACGGCCTGCGGGTCGAGACCCTGCCGAACGGCCTGCGGGTCTTCCTGCTGCCGATCAAGGGGGCGCCGGTCGTCACCACGATGGTCGCGTACAAGGTCGGGTCGTCCGACGAATACCCGGACCAGACCGGGCTCTCGCACTACCTCGAACACCTGCTGTTCAAGGGGACCGCCAAGCTGATGCCCGGGGACATCGACCGGCTCACCCAGCGGAACGGCGGCCGGAACAACGCCTACACCAGCGAGGACATGACCGTCTACCACTTCGATTTCGCGGCCGACCGGTGGCAGGTCGCGCTGGAGGTCGAGGCGGACCGGATGCGGAACGTGCGGATCGACGCGAAGCACGAGTTCGAGCAGGAGAAGGGCGCGGTCATCGCCGAACTCAAGGGCAACGAAGACCAGCCCTGGAACCTGGAGGAGAAAACTATCCTCCCGCTCCTGTTCCCGAAGGGGTCGCCCTACGCCCACCCGGTCATCGGGGAGGAGCAACACGTCCGGGCGGCGACCGCCGAGATCATCAAGCGGCACTACGACGCCTGGTACCACCCGAACAACGCCGCCCTGGTGGTGGCCGGCGGCTTCGACCCGGACCAGGCGCTCGCGCTGATCAAGAAGCTATTCGGCCCGATCCCGAAAGGCGATCTGCCGCCCCGCAAGCCCGACCCGGCCCTCGTCAAGCGAACGGCGCCGGTCCGCAAGGAAATCTCGTCCAAGTTCGACGTGCCGCGCATGGTCGCCGGGTTCAACACCGTCGTCGCGGGCGAGCCGGACGACTACGTCCTCGACCTCGTTCAAGACGTCCTCGCCAGCGGCAAGACATCGCGGTTGTACCGCCGGTTGGTTGAAGGAGAGCGGCTGGCCAATTCGGTGTCCGCGACCAACTCGGCCGGTCGGTACCGCGGGTGGTTCGGGATCAACGTCGAGTTACTCAAGGGCAAAAACCGGGCGAAGGCCGAGCGGATCGTGTTCGAGGAGTTGGAGAAGCTGGCCGCGGAACCGATTACGGACGCCGAACTCAAGCGTTCCCGCCGGGCCACGCTCGCCTCGTTCGTGTTCTCCCGCGAGAGCGTCCACAACGTGGCCGACACGGTCGCCAAGGCCGTCACGATTTACGACGTCGACTACCTCAAGACGTACCTCGAAAAAATGCGCGCCGTCACCCCCGCGGACGTGCAGCGGGCCGCCGCCAAGTACCTCGCGAAGCGGTCGGCCGTGGTCGTGTGGACGGTCCCCGAAGACGAACCGCTCGACGGCGGGAAGGGCGGCGAGAAGAACCCGGCGGCCAAGCAGCGGATGAAAGCCGGCACCGTCCCACCCACCCAGGGTAACGCCACGGCCCGACCCGGCCGCCGCGTGTCGTCGGGCCGGGCCGAGGCGGAAGCCGGTGGCGCCGGCACGTTCTCGTTCAAAGATGCCAAGCGCGTCGTCCTCCCGAACGGCCTGGTCTTGATCCTGTTGGAAAATCACCGGCTCCCGGTCGTGGTGGTCGACGTGGACGTGGCGGACGTCCGCCTCCGCGAGCCGGCGGCCAAGTCGGGCGTCATGGCCCTGACCGGCGACTTGCTGGAAGAGGGAACGCCGACGCGGGCCGGGACCGAGATTTCGACCCTCATCGAAGACGCGGGCGGGAGTCTGTCGCTCTCCTCGTCCGGCGGGGGGCTGAAAGTGCTCACCCCGGACACCGACCTGGGCCTCGACCTGTTGTTCGACTGCCTCATCCACCCGACCTTCCCGGCCGAGGCCATCGAGCGGAAGCGCGAGCAACTGCTGTCCGTCATCGCCGACGTGGAAACCCAGCCGAAGAACCGGGCACTGAACACGTTCGACGCGGCCGTGTACGGCTCACACCCCTACGGGCGGTCGGCTTACGGCAAGCGGTCGATCGTCGAGAAGCTGACCGCGGCCGACCTGAAAGCGTTCCACGCCGCCGCATTCGTCCCGAACATGACCACCGTCGTCGCGGTCGGCGACTTCGACTCCGCCGAGATGACCGCCCGGATCGAAAGGTTGACCGCCGGGTGGAAGAAATCGGACGCCAAGACGCCGAAGCCGGCCGCCCCGCCGAAACCGGATAAGCCGGTCGAAATGATCGTTTCCGACCCGACCGCGGCACAGACGCACGTCTACATCGGCCACCTCGGTATCAAGCGGGACGACCCCGACTATTACACCCTCACGGTTATGGACAACGTCCTCGGGACCGGCCCCGGCTTCACCGACCGCTTGTCCGCTAACCTCCGCGACCGGCAAGGGCTGGCGTACACGGTGACCGCCCAGATCGCCGCCTCCGCGGCCGACCAGCCGGGGGCGTTTACCGGGTACATCGGGACGTACCCCGACAAGTATCGCGTCGCCCGGGACGGGTTCCTGGCCGAGATCGGCAAAATGCGGGCCGCCCCGCCGACCGAGCGGGAGGTGGAGGACGCCAAGATGTACCTGCTCGGCAGCCTCCCGTTCCGGCTCACGTCGAACGAGCAAGTGGCCGCGCAACTCCTCGCCGCCGAGCGGTTTCGGCTCGGGTTCGACTTCCTCGAAACGTACCGCAAGAAGGTCGCCGCCGTGACCCCGGCGGACGTCTTCGCCGCGACCAAGAAGCACCTGGACCCGGCCCGGCTGGTGATCGTGGCGGTCGGCCCGATCGGGGCCGACGGGGCGCCGCTCCCGGAGCCGAAGAAATAACGGCGAACGGCCCCGCCCGCCCCGGCGTAGCAACAAGTATCGAACGGCGGGCGGCACCCGCGAGGGAGCCGCCCGCCCGCAGTCATTCCCCGTTCGCCCCGACGGTTTTGCCGGGCATCATAAATTTGGATGCCCGGTTCGGGTTGTCGACCCGACCCCGTGCCCCGCCGTAACCGACGCCCGAACCGCCCGGCCGCGCCCCGGCCGTCTCACGAGACTCAGGCCATGAACTCGACGATGAAATACGTGGTTCTGATCGGGCTCATCATGGTGGTGGTGTTCGGCGTCACGATTATTTCCATAAACGTCGAGACGCCTGGTCTCGATATACCGGTCGACTCGAAAGACACCGTGAGCGGGGTGCCGCTTTCGTTCTCGATGACCGCGATGGTCTTCGATCCGGCTCCGCCCGAGGATAAGTGGCCCCAGAAATATTTTCAGGGCTTTTACGAGATCAAGGACGAACAAGTTCCGATCCCGTTCTGGTTCCAGAACAGGAACAGCGTGCCGGTTCGTCTGTCGGTGACCGGGCGAAGTTGTACCGCGTGTACGCGAGCGCGGGTCGGAATAGTGCCCGCGGAGGCACTGCGGACGTTTAAAAAGCAAGCTGCCATGGCCGCACTCGTCCAGGGAGCGTTGCCGGTCCCGGACCTGGCTACTGTTTTGCCGGCGGTCGCGCTCTTCGACTCCATGAAGTTCCAGGAACTCGAATTCGACCAACCGGGAAGCGGGGTCGACATCCCCGCCGCGGACGCCGATGGGGCGCCGACCCTGGGCGTGTTCCAGATGATGGTCAAGGTGAACATCATCGGCCCGAAACCGCTCCACGCGATGACCGGCATGCGCGTCGGAAACGGACCGCCTACCCCGTTACAATTCGACACGGTGGTCCTGGGCGTCCAACCCTGCCTGGTCCACCCGAAGTCGGTTCCGCTCGGCGAACTCCCCGAGGGGGCCGCGGAGAAAACTGGGACCGTGGTCTGCTGGTCGGCGACCCGGGGGTTCGAGGACTTCCCACCCCCGACGGCGACCGCGGGCGGGAAAGACCCGTTCATCCACCTGGGTGCGCCGGTGAAGATGACGGACGTGGAGTTGAGTCGGTTCGACGCCGAGCTGGGGCGGGACGGCCAGCACGTCCGCGCGATCAGCGGGTACACGATCCCGTACACCGTCTACCGCCGCCTGCCGGACGCGGTCACAGTTCCGCCCGGCACCCCGCGCGAGCCGGACATCGGCCCGTTCGAGCGGTTCATCGACGTGGCCGGCGTCGGCAACCAGGCGTACCGGGTGCCGGTGACCGCGACCGTGACCGGACTGGTCAACCTGACGGACGGCAAACAGGTCGATTTCGAGAAGAGTTTTGCGACCGCTTACGGGGCGTCGATCGAGAAGACGTTGGCCTCGAGCCGGACCGACCTTGCGCTGGAAGTTCTGGCCGACGAAACCACGCCCCGGTATCTGAAGGCAACGCTGTCCGAGCCGCGGGTCGAGGCCGGGCGAAAGCTGTGGACGCTGAAAGTCACGGTGCCGCCCAACGCCTGCTCCGGCCCGCTCCCGCCCGACAGCGCCGTGGTCTTGCGCGGAAAAACGGGCGGGGAAGTTCAGAAGGTTCGGGTCGGGGTGAAGGGCGCGGGAAGATAGTGAAAAATGAAACGGTAAAAAATCAATAAAGACGCCCCGTCTGGGCGATAGATTTGGGGGCCGTCAACGCGGCCCTCTTTGTTTAACTTTTACGTTTTTCCTTTTTGTACTTTACTTAAGCTGGCCTCGCGTGTGTGGGCTGGATCGGGTATGCCGGAATAAATGGCTTTATTCCGTTCTCGGAGGGAGATCGAGATGTCCGAGCGGACTTCCGACGCGCATTTGTCCCCGACCCCGTCGCCGGCCAGTCCGGCTTCCGACGTTGCGCCGACCCGTGCCCGTAATCCGTGGCTGTTGCGGGCGGCGGCTGGGGTGTTGGTAGTCGTCTGCGTCGTCGTGGCGACCGGGTTTTGGATGAAGAACCGGCCCGAACCAACTCCCACTCCGGAGCCCGCGGAAGGTGAACCCAACGAACCGAAGGTCGGCGGCGTCGGCCTGTTCGCCAGCTGGCCCAAGGACGCGCCCGAGCTGGCGATCGTCCTCACCGGGCAAACCTACGGCTACCTCTCCCCGTGCGGGTGCAGTCGGCCGCAGAAGGGCGGCCTGGAGCGGCGGGCGAACTTCATCGACACGCTCAAGGCGAAGGGCTGGCCCGTGATCGGCCTCGACCTCGGGGACGCCGCCCCCCCGAAGGGCGTCCACAAGCAAAACCTCCTCAAGTACAAGTACACGATGCTGTCCCTGGCCGAGATGGGGTACAAGGCTATCGGGCTCGGGGAATATGACTTCGCCGCCGGGTTGTACGACCTGCTCGCCGAATACACGCTCAACAACCCGGGCAACCCGCCGACCATCGTGGCCAGCAACCTCATGGGCGTCCAGCGCGGACCGGGCGGGAAGCCCTTAAAGTTTTTCTCTCGCGCGGAAAAGTTCCCCGGCGGACCGAACGGCCGGCCAATGATCCCGGGCTACGAAGTCTTCGCGGAGCAAGGCAAGCCGACGATCGGCATCGTGAGCGTGGCCGGTCCGACCGTGTCCGAGAAAGTCGAGAAGATCGACCCGGAGTTCACTTTCGAGAATAACGGGAACGCCATTAAAGGCGCGCTCGGCGCGATCAACAAAGCCGTGGCCACCTTGCCCAATCCCCCGGCCAAGCCGACCATTCAGGTACTCATGTACGTGGGCAAGATGGAACACGCGAGGGAAGCGGCCAAGGCGTTCCCGCAGTTCCAGCTGATCCTGTGCCAGTCCGACGACTCCGAGCCGCCGCAGTTTCCGACCCCGGCGAACAACGGCAAGACGTTGATCGTTCAGGTGGGGCACAAGGGGCAGAGCGTCGGCGTCATCGGCGTATATCCCAAGGGGGCCGGGTACGAGCTGAAGTACCAACTGGTACCGCTCGGCGAGGAGTATCTGACCCCGCCCGGGCCGGCTGCGGCCAAGAACAACAAGGGGCTTCAATTCCTCGAGGAATACAGCCTGGAGGTTAAGAAGCAGGATCTCCTCAAGCTGTACGTGGCCAAACAAACCCCACACACGATCCAGATTCAGAACCCGGCCGCGAACGTCGCTTTTGTCGGCGCCCAGGTGTGTGCAGGGTGCCACGCAGCCGAGTTCAAGGTCTGGAGCGCTACCAAACATGCCCAGGCGACGACTGCCCTTGTCCAAGCGACGCGGCCGAGTAACCGCCAGTTCGATGGCGAGTGTCTGGAGTGTCACACGACCGGGATGCGTTACCAGACTGGGTTCAAAGACGCGGTCACGACCCCCAACCTGCTCGGCAACCAGTGCGAAAACTGCCACGGCCCCGGCAGCGCCCACGCGGCCCAGCCCAACAACAAGGTCTTCCTCGCCGCCCTGATGGCCCCGTGGAAGACCAAGCCGGGCGACAAGCTCCCCGACCTCGCCACGCTGAACAAACTGGCCAAACTCAAGCCCGTCGAGCGGGAGGCCGTGAAGCTGAAAGAGAAAGCGGTCGTCAACGCCGTCTCCGGCATGTGCATGAACTGCCACGACACGGAGAACGACCCGAAGTTCGATTTCTACGAGTACTTCCCGAAGATCTACCACAGCGGGCTGAAAGCCGCCGGGCTGCCCCCTGGTGTGGGGGAAAAGTAAGCCAGAGAGATCACCGACGACCGCGGGGCGGTGTTCAGATCGCTGAACACCGCCCCGCGGTCGTTACGTCTCGTCTATGACGACAATGCCGCGGGCCATTAAATAGTACAGAAATTCGCTGTCAACTGAGCCCAATGAAAACGGCCACCCAAGGCCCGGGGAATTAACCCTGGACCTCGGCCGGCCGATCAGTCGAAGCGGGAAACTAGCAGACCTTCGCGGTGGCGTTCGACCGGTTCACGGCGGACGGTTCGGCGGTGCCGAGTTCGGCCAACAGCGTCGCGGCCTTGTTCGCGTCGGCCACGCTGTCGAACGTCACGTACCCGACGAACTTGCCGTGGAACACGGACATCACCATGCCGTGCAGGTTCAGGCCGGCCTTTTCCCAGGCCAGCGTCAGCCGCCCGGCCAGCCCGGCCTTGTCGTCGCCCTCGACCCGCATCACGATCGGCTCGGGCACTTCGTGCAGGCCGGCCGTCTTGGCGGCCGCGAGCGGACCGCTCCCGGAGATCGGGGCGACGTACAAGTCGCCGTACCCCGGCCTGGTGGCGGACCGCTGGCTGTACACGTATTCCAGATGCGTGCCGGCCTCGGCCAGCGGCTTCAGTCTGGCCGCGATCCCGCCCGGCTCGTCTTTCACTTCGGTGTGATAGACGTTCACCCGCTGCATCTTAAAGCTCACGGTTATTCCCTCCTGTAAATTCGTCCGGGTCCGCGGACGGTGAGTATCGTCCCTGCGCCGTCATCCTACCCCTGGCGGAGTTGAAAGCAATTCCGTACCTTCCGAGAAATCGCGCCTCTCACCGCGTCCCGAGACCACAACATGCGACTTGTCTTGCTCACCGCCGCGACGGCGCTCGCCGCCGGGGTGCCGGCTCTGCCCGTTCGGGCGGCCGACGATTCCGCAATCGTACTGACCAACGCGACCATTTACACCGGCAAAGACACGCCCCCGATTAAGAAAGGCGGATTGATTATTCGCGACGGCAAAATCGTGAGCGTGTTCGACGCCGCGCCCCCCGAACTTCCGGCCGGCGCCACCGTCCGCGACCTCAAAGGCGCCGTCGTCATCCCCGGCCTCGTCGACTCGCACTCGCACATCGGGATCTACCCGAAACCGGGCATCGCCGCCCACAGCGACGGCAACGAAATGTCCGGCCCGGTACAACCCGGGGTGCGGGCCATCGACTCGATCTGGCCGGACGACCCGGGCATCCGCATGGCCCTCGCCGGCGGCGTCACCACCGCGAACATCATGCCCGGGTCCGGCAACGTGATCGGCGGCCAGACGCTCTACGTGAAACTTCGCGGCCCCGCCGTCGACGACATGCGGATTACGGGCAAACTCCCGGACGGCACCGAGGTCTTCGGCGGGCTGAAAATGGCCAACGGCGAAAACCCGAAGGGCTACGGCCGGAACAAACAGCAGGCGCCGTTCACGCGGATGAAGGTTGCCGCCCTCCAGCGGGAACAGTTCGTGAAGGCGAAGGAGTATAAGGCCAAGAAGGACGCGAAGCAGACCGTCGACCGTGACTTGTCGCTCGAACCCTTGGTCGAGGTGCTAGAGAAAAAGCGAACCGTCCACTTCCACTGTCACCGGGCCGACGACCTGATGACGGCTGTCCGCATCGCCGAGGAGTTCGGCTTCGAGCTGGTCCTCCAGCACGCCAGCGAGGGCTACCGCGTGGCCGACGTGTTGGCGAAGAAGAAGATCCCCGTCTCGCTGACCCTGATCGACAGC is drawn from Fimbriiglobus ruber and contains these coding sequences:
- a CDS encoding M16 family metallopeptidase, with translation MPVFCRPLAVAALLLAFAAPVTAADPAADAGVAKAAAALFDGLRVETLPNGLRVFLLPIKGAPVVTTMVAYKVGSSDEYPDQTGLSHYLEHLLFKGTAKLMPGDIDRLTQRNGGRNNAYTSEDMTVYHFDFAADRWQVALEVEADRMRNVRIDAKHEFEQEKGAVIAELKGNEDQPWNLEEKTILPLLFPKGSPYAHPVIGEEQHVRAATAEIIKRHYDAWYHPNNAALVVAGGFDPDQALALIKKLFGPIPKGDLPPRKPDPALVKRTAPVRKEISSKFDVPRMVAGFNTVVAGEPDDYVLDLVQDVLASGKTSRLYRRLVEGERLANSVSATNSAGRYRGWFGINVELLKGKNRAKAERIVFEELEKLAAEPITDAELKRSRRATLASFVFSRESVHNVADTVAKAVTIYDVDYLKTYLEKMRAVTPADVQRAAAKYLAKRSAVVVWTVPEDEPLDGGKGGEKNPAAKQRMKAGTVPPTQGNATARPGRRVSSGRAEAEAGGAGTFSFKDAKRVVLPNGLVLILLENHRLPVVVVDVDVADVRLREPAAKSGVMALTGDLLEEGTPTRAGTEISTLIEDAGGSLSLSSSGGGLKVLTPDTDLGLDLLFDCLIHPTFPAEAIERKREQLLSVIADVETQPKNRALNTFDAAVYGSHPYGRSAYGKRSIVEKLTAADLKAFHAAAFVPNMTTVVAVGDFDSAEMTARIERLTAGWKKSDAKTPKPAAPPKPDKPVEMIVSDPTAAQTHVYIGHLGIKRDDPDYYTLTVMDNVLGTGPGFTDRLSANLRDRQGLAYTVTAQIAASAADQPGAFTGYIGTYPDKYRVARDGFLAEIGKMRAAPPTEREVEDAKMYLLGSLPFRLTSNEQVAAQLLAAERFRLGFDFLETYRKKVAAVTPADVFAATKKHLDPARLVIVAVGPIGADGAPLPEPKK
- a CDS encoding multiheme c-type cytochrome produces the protein MSERTSDAHLSPTPSPASPASDVAPTRARNPWLLRAAAGVLVVVCVVVATGFWMKNRPEPTPTPEPAEGEPNEPKVGGVGLFASWPKDAPELAIVLTGQTYGYLSPCGCSRPQKGGLERRANFIDTLKAKGWPVIGLDLGDAAPPKGVHKQNLLKYKYTMLSLAEMGYKAIGLGEYDFAAGLYDLLAEYTLNNPGNPPTIVASNLMGVQRGPGGKPLKFFSRAEKFPGGPNGRPMIPGYEVFAEQGKPTIGIVSVAGPTVSEKVEKIDPEFTFENNGNAIKGALGAINKAVATLPNPPAKPTIQVLMYVGKMEHAREAAKAFPQFQLILCQSDDSEPPQFPTPANNGKTLIVQVGHKGQSVGVIGVYPKGAGYELKYQLVPLGEEYLTPPGPAAAKNNKGLQFLEEYSLEVKKQDLLKLYVAKQTPHTIQIQNPAANVAFVGAQVCAGCHAAEFKVWSATKHAQATTALVQATRPSNRQFDGECLECHTTGMRYQTGFKDAVTTPNLLGNQCENCHGPGSAHAAQPNNKVFLAALMAPWKTKPGDKLPDLATLNKLAKLKPVEREAVKLKEKAVVNAVSGMCMNCHDTENDPKFDFYEYFPKIYHSGLKAAGLPPGVGEK
- a CDS encoding amino acid-binding ACT produces the protein MSFKMQRVNVYHTEVKDEPGGIAARLKPLAEAGTHLEYVYSQRSATRPGYGDLYVAPISGSGPLAAAKTAGLHEVPEPIVMRVEGDDKAGLAGRLTLAWEKAGLNLHGMVMSVFHGKFVGYVTFDSVADANKAATLLAELGTAEPSAVNRSNATAKVC